The Limosilactobacillus panis DNA segment GAATATGACAGTCACAACGCCATCCTTGAGATTCACCCCGGTGCTGGAGGAACCGAAGCTCAGGACTGGGGCGCCATGCTCTTGCGGATGTACATTCGCTGGGGTGAACAGCACGGCTTCAAGGTGGAAACGGCAAGCTACGAGGCCGGTGAAACTGCAGGACTGAAAAGTGTTACCCTCCTTATCAAGGGACATAATGTCTTTGGTTATCTCCGGAGTGAGAAAGGGGTCCACCGGCTTGTGCGGATTTCCCCGTTTGATGCGGCTGGTCGTCGGCACACCTCCTTTGCTTCAGTTGATGTAATGCCTGAATTGGATGATAGTGTTCACATTGACATCGACCCGTCTGACTTGCGAGTTGATACCTTCCGTTCAAGTGGGGCTGGTGGACAGCATATTAACAAGACTGAATCGGCAGTTCGAATTACTCACTTACCAACAGGGATCGTTACTTCATCGCAAGCCGAACGTTCACAGTTACAAAACCGCGTGACAGCGATGAATATGCTGAAGTCTAAGTTGTATGAATTAGAAGAAGAGAAAAAGGCCAAGAAACGAGCAGAGATTGAAGGCAAACAATTAGATATCGGTTGGGGGTCCCAGATTCGATCCTACGTCTTTCACCCTTACACGCTGGTTAAGGATAACCGGACTAACTATGAGACTCATAACGGTCAAGCGGTTATGGATGGGGACCTCGATCCGTTTATCAGCGCTTATCTTCAGTGGAAATTAAGCCAGAAAAATCCTCAGTAAGCCTGATTGCAGTCAGGGATAAAAGCAGGTAGTATTTAAAAAGGAGGGTGTTTTGATGCGCGAAAGTCAACATAAAAAATTAACTCGGTCAGCAAGCGACCGGATTCTTGCGGGCGTGTTTGGTGGCTTTGGGCAATACTTTAATTGTTCGCCGAATATTTTCCGAGTTGCGTATGTTATTTTAAGCATCTTGAGTGGAATTGTTCCGGGAATTATCATTTACATCATTATGATGGTTATTATCCCGCCTGATCCAACTCACCCCGGCATCTTAGGCTTCTTTAGAGCCATTAATGATATGCAGCAGGGAAGTAATTTGACATCTGCGGACTCCCGTTCACGACGAACGCTTACGGATGTTGAAGAAAAAGATATTAAAAGAAATGGAAGATCATAATGACTTTTTGGGAAAGAGTTTTAATTGATACAATTTTATTCATTGCCCTTGCCGGCTTGTTTGCGGGAACAGGGATGTTTTACATCAGTAGTGCCTGGATTGCCTTGTTAGCAAGCTTTGTCCTGGCAATTCTCAATGTATTAGTTAAACCAATTTTGGTTGTTTTGTCATTGCCAATTAATATTTTGACCTTAGGCCTCTTCAGCATTGTGATTAATGGGGCAATGCTACAGCTAACGTCGATGTTTGTTGGCCCCGCCCTTTTTCATTTTTCATCGTTTTGGTCCGCCATGTTGATTGCAATCATCATGGCCATCTGCAACACGGTGATTACCAGTCACCAGTCAGAAT contains these protein-coding regions:
- the prfB gene encoding peptide chain release factor 2 (programmed frameshift), which gives rise to MELSEAKKKIEAMQQEVARFGRSLDLDALDEQIAEDEHRMAEPGFWDDNVKAQKLINETNELKDKRDTYVRLKQQIDDLQTNVELLEMEADPDLEKEFENSFAHTEKALEQYRLNQLLDGEYDSHNAILEIHPGAGGTEAQDWGAMLLRMYIRWGEQHGFKVETASYEAGETAGLKSVTLLIKGHNVFGYLRSEKGVHRLVRISPFDAAGRRHTSFASVDVMPELDDSVHIDIDPSDLRVDTFRSSGAGGQHINKTESAVRITHLPTGIVTSSQAERSQLQNRVTAMNMLKSKLYELEEEKKAKKRAEIEGKQLDIGWGSQIRSYVFHPYTLVKDNRTNYETHNGQAVMDGDLDPFISAYLQWKLSQKNPQ
- a CDS encoding PspC domain-containing protein, whose protein sequence is MRESQHKKLTRSASDRILAGVFGGFGQYFNCSPNIFRVAYVILSILSGIVPGIIIYIIMMVIIPPDPTHPGILGFFRAINDMQQGSNLTSADSRSRRTLTDVEEKDIKRNGRS
- a CDS encoding phage holin family protein, with the protein product MTFWERVLIDTILFIALAGLFAGTGMFYISSAWIALLASFVLAILNVLVKPILVVLSLPINILTLGLFSIVINGAMLQLTSMFVGPALFHFSSFWSAMLIAIIMAICNTVITSHQSEY